In one window of Massilibacterium senegalense DNA:
- a CDS encoding multidrug effflux MFS transporter, which yields MNNASQLTQTKGWKRFWFVLILGSLTAFGPLSIDMYLPAFPTVTNDLQTTPSLVQLSLTFCLLGLAAGQLIIGPLSDIRGRRQPLMIAMIFYAIASFFSAITANIWLFITLRFVQGFTGAAGIVIARAIARDLYTGKELTKFFALLMLINGAAPILAPIIGGFIISYTTWKMVFMMLSIFGISMFFGVTFGVPESLPQENRSSGGLITTLQAFKELLKDRVFIGYALTQAFIMTSMFAYISGSPFVIQNIYGASAQIFSILFAINGVGIIVATQLTGKLVDRYSELTLFFSGLIVAVAGSVLLIISVFFQLSLLYLSIALFIIVSSVGIVSTTTFSLAMQKQTKNVGSAAALLGLFPFIGGAIVAPLVGIAGDDTAVPMAIIIFLLNVGSILLYFFLIKKK from the coding sequence ATGAATAATGCGTCCCAATTAACACAAACAAAAGGTTGGAAACGGTTTTGGTTTGTTCTGATTTTAGGTTCATTAACGGCGTTTGGTCCATTATCGATTGATATGTACTTACCTGCTTTTCCTACAGTCACAAATGACTTACAAACAACTCCCTCGCTCGTCCAATTGAGTTTAACGTTTTGTTTACTTGGACTTGCTGCTGGACAATTAATAATCGGGCCTTTAAGTGATATTCGCGGTCGACGTCAACCATTAATGATTGCAATGATTTTTTATGCTATCGCTTCTTTCTTTAGCGCCATTACAGCGAACATTTGGCTCTTTATCACATTACGGTTCGTTCAAGGCTTCACCGGTGCAGCTGGTATCGTTATTGCCCGAGCTATCGCGAGAGATTTATATACAGGAAAAGAACTAACGAAGTTTTTTGCGTTATTAATGTTAATTAACGGAGCCGCTCCTATTTTAGCTCCTATTATTGGCGGTTTCATTATATCTTACACTACTTGGAAAATGGTATTTATGATGTTAAGTATTTTTGGCATCTCTATGTTTTTTGGCGTAACATTTGGTGTACCAGAATCATTGCCACAAGAAAATCGCTCTTCTGGTGGGCTTATCACTACGTTACAAGCATTTAAAGAACTATTAAAAGACCGGGTATTTATCGGCTATGCGCTCACACAAGCATTTATTATGACAAGCATGTTTGCGTATATCTCCGGATCCCCTTTTGTTATCCAAAATATATACGGAGCATCAGCCCAAATTTTCAGTATTCTATTTGCTATTAATGGAGTTGGGATTATTGTTGCCACCCAATTAACCGGAAAATTAGTGGATCGCTATTCTGAATTAACGTTATTTTTCAGCGGTTTAATCGTTGCGGTAGCCGGAAGTGTACTATTAATTATTTCTGTTTTCTTCCAGTTATCTTTACTATATCTTTCTATTGCACTGTTTATTATCGTTTCTAGTGTTGGAATAGTATCGACTACTACTTTTTCGTTAGCGATGCAAAAACAAACGAAAAATGTCGGAAGTGCAGCTGCATTATTAGGATTATTTCCTTTTATCGGAGGGGCAATTGTAGCGCCGCTAGTAGGAATTGCTGGCGACGACACCGCTGTTCCGATGGCAATCATTATTTTTCTATTAAACGTAGGTAGTATCCTACTTTACTTTTTCCTTATTAAGAAAAAATAA